A genomic window from Candidatus Thiocaldithrix dubininis includes:
- a CDS encoding exonuclease domain-containing protein: MFDWFSPEAKKKRLLKKVTHPTAQRYLQAPFPKLTDNVWDLDYLVLDFETTGLDPNKDAILSMGYTEIKQGRVHLSACKHRIIKLNMVLPPETVVVHKITDDRMQAGMHLHDALHELLEHMTGKVIVVHYEPIEHNFLKGAMTRVYGQALPMLFVDTLAMEKRFMDKSMQVVKPNQLRLGNLRKHYNLPRYPAHNALEDAIATAELFLAELCQMQESQPNVTLGNLLS, from the coding sequence ATGTTTGACTGGTTTTCACCAGAGGCTAAGAAGAAGCGTCTTCTGAAAAAGGTGACGCATCCGACTGCCCAGCGCTATTTGCAAGCCCCGTTTCCCAAACTGACGGATAATGTTTGGGATTTGGATTATTTAGTATTAGATTTTGAAACTACGGGCTTAGATCCGAATAAAGACGCGATTCTCAGCATGGGTTATACCGAAATTAAGCAAGGGCGTGTGCATTTATCCGCGTGTAAACACCGTATTATTAAATTAAATATGGTATTACCGCCGGAAACGGTCGTGGTGCATAAAATTACTGATGACCGTATGCAAGCGGGCATGCACTTACACGATGCGTTGCATGAGTTGTTAGAACACATGACGGGCAAAGTGATTGTGGTGCATTATGAGCCGATTGAGCACAATTTCTTGAAAGGCGCTATGACCCGTGTGTATGGGCAAGCGCTACCTATGTTATTCGTGGATACCTTGGCGATGGAAAAGCGCTTCATGGATAAATCCATGCAGGTGGTCAAGCCAAACCAGTTGCGTTTAGGAAATTTGCGCAAACATTACAACTTGCCACGTTATCCAGCGCATAATGCATTGGAAGACGCGATTGCTACGGCTGAACTATTTTTAGCCGAATTGTGTCAAATGCAAGAAAGTCAGCCTAATGTTACGTTAGGCAATTTATTAAGTTAA
- the rpoZ gene encoding DNA-directed RNA polymerase subunit omega: protein MARITVEDCLQHVDNNFDLVLKAAKRARDIAHGAQPLVPEEGDKPTVIALREIAEGIVSKKSANAYHD, encoded by the coding sequence ATGGCACGTATTACTGTAGAAGATTGTCTGCAACACGTCGACAATAACTTTGATTTAGTTTTAAAAGCCGCTAAACGCGCGCGAGATATTGCACATGGCGCTCAGCCATTAGTTCCAGAAGAAGGCGATAAACCCACGGTGATTGCGTTACGCGAGATTGCCGAAGGCATTGTGAGCAAGAAATCTGCAAACGCCTATCACGATTAA
- a CDS encoding RelA/SpoT family protein: protein MDTASYPSGFFRSADLMQMIERYMSEPDVSKVYNAFLLAADAHNGITRKSGEPYITHPLEVAGILADLHMDADTVSAALLHDVIEDTDYTKQQLAGHFGSTVADLVDGVTKLEMDKTYSTKQEVVIASFHKMMQTMTDDFRVVLIKLADRLHNMRTLGSMKPEARRRIAHETFTIYIPLARRMGMNAIRRELQLLAFQQLYPWRSRCIHSELQTYLANNSQRHNQILETVAERIMGALPGSAVFLWEKNLFTLYNRIKEHIKSQGGTFNINKEMLEVRILVRNWQDCYVALGLIHSLYHPQLGKFKDYIANPKTYGFQALQTVVLTPSRQLVRIQIQTREMYQVAQYGVAAQWRFPDMSADQKPNITQDALNRWLGQVRDLGDQSANPFEFFSYMQSDLNNAELSALTPKGEVKEFPPGSTLVDFAYSIHTDVGHHCIGALVDGIERPLRTVIPNHMAVIEVLTDPHATPQPSWLNFVKTARARSSIQSWLRHQTAEERLALGRQRLDISLHSRGGSFANVEDQRLTEVLDALHYKDLNEFYTAIGQGEQCSKLMAERLLGHTQSIETDKADNTLLIKGTSGLVVKMANCCLPLPRETIVAHQDLHSGLAIHRADCVHLQKIAQPDDILSVAWAEEMQHQKFSAGVVLEVQDVKGVLHNITRVLDKMDVNIVDLKISGDDRIQQDTLIIQVNDINHLQEVMRQLKHIPNVLSVNRLMSRTSHDYQNDHLYA, encoded by the coding sequence GTGGACACTGCAAGTTATCCAAGCGGTTTTTTCCGCTCTGCCGATCTTATGCAAATGATCGAGCGTTATATGTCCGAACCGGATGTGAGCAAGGTTTATAATGCTTTTTTGTTAGCGGCAGATGCTCACAATGGTATTACTCGTAAATCGGGTGAGCCTTATATTACGCATCCCCTCGAAGTGGCTGGCATCCTAGCGGATTTGCATATGGATGCCGACACGGTCAGTGCAGCCTTATTGCATGATGTGATTGAAGATACCGATTACACCAAACAACAATTAGCTGGTCATTTTGGTTCGACCGTCGCGGATTTAGTGGATGGTGTAACCAAGTTGGAAATGGATAAAACCTATTCCACGAAGCAAGAAGTCGTCATTGCTAGTTTTCATAAAATGATGCAAACGATGACCGACGATTTTCGCGTGGTATTAATTAAATTAGCGGATCGTCTGCACAATATGCGTACTTTAGGCAGTATGAAGCCGGAAGCACGGCGGCGTATTGCGCATGAAACGTTCACTATTTATATTCCTTTGGCACGGCGCATGGGGATGAATGCGATACGCCGTGAGCTGCAATTATTAGCCTTTCAGCAGCTTTATCCGTGGCGTAGTCGCTGCATTCACAGTGAGTTACAGACTTATTTAGCAAATAATAGCCAACGGCATAATCAGATTTTAGAAACGGTTGCCGAGCGTATTATGGGCGCTTTGCCCGGTAGTGCGGTGTTTTTATGGGAGAAAAATCTTTTCACCCTGTATAACCGCATTAAAGAACATATTAAAAGCCAAGGTGGTACGTTTAACATTAATAAAGAAATGTTAGAGGTGCGAATTTTGGTACGTAATTGGCAGGATTGTTATGTAGCTTTGGGTCTAATCCATAGCTTATATCATCCGCAATTGGGCAAATTTAAGGATTATATTGCTAATCCCAAAACCTATGGCTTTCAAGCGCTGCAAACGGTGGTGCTAACCCCTAGCCGCCAATTAGTGCGCATTCAAATTCAAACGCGAGAAATGTATCAAGTAGCGCAATACGGGGTGGCGGCGCAATGGCGTTTTCCGGATATGAGCGCTGACCAAAAGCCGAATATTACGCAAGATGCTTTAAACCGTTGGTTAGGGCAGGTACGGGATTTAGGCGATCAATCTGCAAATCCGTTTGAATTTTTTTCGTATATGCAATCGGATTTGAATAATGCCGAACTGAGTGCTTTAACCCCGAAAGGCGAAGTGAAAGAATTTCCGCCGGGTTCAACTTTGGTTGACTTTGCCTATTCGATTCATACCGATGTTGGGCATCATTGCATCGGCGCGTTAGTGGATGGGATTGAGCGACCGTTACGCACAGTTATTCCGAATCATATGGCGGTGATTGAAGTATTAACCGATCCGCACGCCACGCCACAGCCTTCTTGGTTGAATTTTGTAAAGACGGCGCGGGCACGTTCCAGTATTCAATCTTGGTTAAGGCATCAAACCGCTGAAGAACGCTTAGCTTTAGGGCGGCAGCGCCTAGACATTAGCTTGCACAGTCGTGGCGGCAGTTTTGCGAATGTGGAAGATCAGCGTTTAACCGAAGTCTTAGACGCCTTGCATTATAAGGACTTAAATGAGTTCTATACGGCAATTGGGCAAGGCGAACAGTGTTCTAAATTAATGGCGGAACGTTTATTGGGGCATACCCAGTCGATTGAAACCGATAAAGCAGACAATACCTTATTAATCAAAGGTACGTCGGGGTTAGTCGTCAAAATGGCTAACTGTTGTTTGCCCTTACCGCGTGAAACCATTGTGGCTCATCAAGATTTACACAGTGGTTTAGCGATTCACCGAGCGGATTGTGTGCATTTACAAAAAATTGCGCAGCCTGATGATATTTTATCCGTGGCTTGGGCAGAAGAAATGCAGCATCAAAAGTTTTCTGCTGGTGTAGTGCTGGAAGTGCAGGATGTGAAAGGGGTATTGCATAATATTACGCGCGTCTTGGATAAGATGGACGTGAATATTGTGGATTTAAAAATCAGCGGTGATGATCGCATTCAACAAGATACCTTGATTATTCAGGTCAATGACATTAACCATTTACAAGAAGTCATGCGTCAGTTAAAACACATTCCCAATGTGTTATCTGTTAATCGACTAATGAGTAGAACATCGCATGACTACCAAAACGATCATCTCTACGCCTAA
- a CDS encoding RidA family protein: MTTKTIISTPNAPQAIGTYSQAVRAGNTVYLSGQIPLVPETMQMVEGDITVQVRQCFQNLAAIAEAAGGSLNDCVKVHVFLTDLANFPIVNQVMAEFFSEPYPARAAIGVASLPRAAQVEVDAIMVLDH; this comes from the coding sequence ATGACTACCAAAACGATCATCTCTACGCCTAACGCGCCGCAAGCGATTGGAACTTATTCACAAGCGGTACGTGCGGGTAATACCGTGTATTTATCTGGGCAAATTCCCCTAGTGCCAGAAACCATGCAAATGGTGGAAGGCGATATAACGGTACAAGTTCGCCAATGTTTTCAGAATCTAGCCGCAATTGCTGAGGCGGCGGGTGGTTCATTAAACGATTGTGTGAAAGTACACGTTTTCTTAACTGATTTAGCAAACTTTCCGATTGTAAATCAAGTAATGGCGGAATTTTTCAGCGAGCCTTATCCGGCGCGTGCTGCGATTGGGGTTGCGTCATTACCCCGCGCTGCCCAAGTAGAAGTCGATGCCATTATGGTGTTAGACCACTAA
- the ppx gene encoding exopolyphosphatase has protein sequence MLKHAGRKLAAIDLGSNSFHMIVVQVDNHGQVTVLDRLRESVRLGGGLDDKGNLVPAAQQRALACLSRFGERIKDFPSENVAAVGTNTLRQTKNAAEFLQLAEAALGHPISIISGREEARLIYLGVSHSLAQDHRGKRFVMDIGGGSTELIIGQGYDPIHLESLRMGCVSSTNRFFANGSLGKANWEKALTAAHLELMPIKAAYRAIGWESATGASGTIRAVKKVIQQTGLAPYGITLDDMYQVRDRMMEAGHIDKLKLPGLSDERKPVFAGGLAILIAVFEALKIKRMMVSDGALREGLIYDRLDRYQHIDLRDKTVHALQQRFQVDSFHAETVRKTAHKLFNRCQDDWKLPDEFDTLLGWAADLHEVGLAIAHTSYHKHGGYLLENADLPGFSNEEQRWLSVLVRTHRQKLSPKLFELLNPRSYQSALYLSIILRMAVLLHRSRNEHAPRIERLRLGKNKIEISFTEKNLQAKRPLLVADLEREKEFLAAVNVELNF, from the coding sequence ATGTTAAAACATGCTGGGCGTAAACTTGCGGCCATTGATCTTGGCTCGAATAGCTTCCACATGATTGTGGTACAAGTGGATAACCACGGTCAGGTAACGGTGTTAGACCGCTTACGTGAATCTGTACGGTTAGGCGGTGGCTTAGATGACAAAGGCAATTTAGTGCCTGCTGCCCAACAACGTGCTTTAGCTTGTTTAAGTCGTTTTGGTGAACGGATCAAGGATTTTCCATCAGAAAATGTGGCGGCGGTGGGTACGAATACCTTACGGCAGACTAAAAATGCGGCTGAATTTTTGCAATTAGCCGAAGCCGCTTTAGGTCATCCAATTTCCATTATTAGCGGGCGTGAAGAAGCGCGTTTGATTTATTTAGGTGTGTCGCATTCGCTAGCACAAGATCATCGTGGTAAGCGTTTTGTGATGGATATTGGCGGCGGCAGTACAGAATTGATTATTGGACAAGGCTATGACCCCATTCATTTAGAAAGCCTGCGCATGGGGTGTGTGAGTAGTACTAATCGCTTCTTTGCCAACGGCAGTTTAGGTAAAGCCAATTGGGAAAAAGCTTTAACCGCCGCCCACTTAGAATTAATGCCGATTAAAGCAGCTTATCGGGCGATTGGTTGGGAATCGGCAACCGGTGCTTCTGGCACGATTCGCGCCGTAAAAAAAGTGATTCAACAGACTGGCTTAGCGCCTTATGGCATTACCTTAGACGATATGTATCAGGTGCGCGACAGGATGATGGAAGCCGGGCATATTGATAAGTTAAAGCTGCCGGGTTTGAGTGATGAACGTAAACCTGTCTTCGCAGGCGGTTTAGCTATTTTAATTGCGGTGTTTGAAGCCTTAAAAATCAAGCGCATGATGGTATCAGACGGCGCATTACGTGAAGGCTTGATTTATGACCGTCTCGACCGTTATCAGCATATCGATTTACGCGATAAGACCGTGCATGCCTTGCAGCAACGCTTTCAAGTGGATAGTTTTCATGCAGAGACAGTGCGTAAAACCGCGCATAAGCTGTTTAATCGTTGCCAAGACGATTGGAAATTGCCGGATGAGTTTGACACCTTATTAGGTTGGGCGGCTGATTTGCATGAGGTTGGCTTAGCCATTGCGCATACCAGTTATCATAAACACGGTGGCTATTTGCTGGAAAATGCAGATTTACCCGGCTTTTCTAATGAAGAACAGCGTTGGTTAAGCGTATTAGTGCGCACGCATCGTCAAAAACTCTCACCTAAGCTATTTGAATTGTTGAATCCGCGTAGTTATCAAAGCGCCTTGTATCTCAGTATTATTTTACGCATGGCGGTGTTACTGCATCGTTCACGAAATGAACACGCTCCCCGCATTGAACGCTTGCGTTTAGGCAAAAATAAAATCGAAATCAGCTTTACTGAAAAGAACTTGCAAGCCAAGCGCCCGTTATTAGTGGCAGATCTGGAACGGGAAAAAGAATTTTTGGCCGCAGTTAATGTTGAGCTGAATTTTTAG
- a CDS encoding transposase, which yields MIEKTNLKTLKVRVKDKHQSILERMAFEVNQVWNSANEITATYSYIPVPEVGWLKNHFSAFDLQKDLKSIKAERGFILHSTTIQEVIAVHYKSRRQFKTDKLRWRVSGGTRRSLGWIPFKSGAAQWKNGQVYFAGHFFKVWDSYGLSQFEFRSGSFSQDSRGRWYFNIVVEAAQIASQATGQVGIDLGLKEVTTCSNGLKLESKQFYRQLETKLGVAQRANKKQRVKAIHAKIKNRRLNHIHQFTTRLVKDNALIVVGNVNSSQLAKTKMAKSVLDAGWYILKTQLDYKSKAMQAVFIEVNESYTTQACSCCGSISANSPKGRAGLRIREWSCPECGALHDRDINAAKNILALGHERLAAGIRAL from the coding sequence ATGATAGAAAAGACCAATCTCAAAACCTTAAAAGTTCGCGTCAAGGATAAACACCAATCTATCCTTGAACGCATGGCATTTGAGGTGAATCAGGTCTGGAATTCAGCGAATGAAATAACCGCAACTTATTCCTATATCCCTGTACCTGAAGTAGGTTGGTTAAAAAACCATTTTTCCGCGTTTGATCTGCAAAAAGACCTAAAAAGTATTAAAGCAGAACGTGGATTTATCCTGCATTCAACCACTATTCAAGAAGTGATTGCGGTTCACTATAAATCACGTCGCCAGTTTAAAACCGACAAATTGCGCTGGCGCGTATCCGGTGGTACGCGTCGTTCCTTGGGATGGATACCATTTAAATCGGGTGCAGCCCAATGGAAAAATGGACAAGTCTATTTTGCAGGGCATTTTTTCAAGGTGTGGGATAGCTACGGATTGTCTCAGTTTGAGTTCCGTTCGGGTTCATTCTCCCAAGATTCGCGTGGTCGTTGGTATTTCAATATTGTCGTGGAAGCTGCTCAAATCGCATCCCAAGCGACAGGTCAAGTCGGCATTGATTTAGGTTTAAAAGAAGTTACCACTTGTAGCAATGGTTTAAAGCTTGAATCTAAACAATTCTATCGTCAACTGGAAACAAAGTTAGGTGTGGCGCAACGGGCTAATAAGAAGCAACGTGTTAAAGCTATCCACGCCAAGATCAAAAACCGTAGACTCAACCATATTCATCAATTCACCACACGATTAGTCAAAGACAATGCGCTAATCGTCGTCGGCAACGTTAATAGTTCCCAACTTGCTAAAACCAAGATGGCTAAATCGGTTTTGGATGCAGGTTGGTACATCCTGAAAACACAGCTTGATTATAAATCGAAAGCGATGCAAGCCGTGTTTATAGAAGTGAATGAATCGTACACTACCCAAGCTTGTTCGTGTTGCGGCAGTATTTCTGCCAACAGTCCGAAAGGTAGAGCAGGCTTGCGAATAAGAGAATGGTCATGCCCTGAGTGTGGGGCGCTGCATGATAGAGATATTAATGCCGCCAAGAACATTCTCGCGCTCGGACATGAGCGTCTGGCAGCAGGAATCCGCGCCCTTTAG
- the tnpA gene encoding IS200/IS605 family transposase, whose product MDIRTGRHCVLRLHTHLIFITKYRGNVFNEASLQRLEIIFKEICEAFEVEFTEFNGECDHVHLLVHYPPKVQLSKLINSLKGVSSRKLKQAFVYLREHWICKKSGSLWSPSYFAGSVGGTPLSVLKQYIEQQNRSLQSACRR is encoded by the coding sequence ATGGATATCCGAACGGGGCGGCATTGCGTCCTCAGGTTGCACACCCATTTAATCTTTATCACTAAATATCGAGGCAACGTTTTCAATGAAGCCAGCCTTCAGCGTTTAGAAATCATCTTTAAAGAGATTTGTGAGGCGTTTGAGGTAGAATTTACCGAATTTAATGGTGAATGCGACCATGTGCATCTGTTGGTTCATTACCCGCCTAAAGTGCAACTCTCCAAGCTGATTAACTCACTCAAAGGCGTATCCAGTCGAAAATTGAAACAAGCGTTCGTTTACCTTCGTGAACACTGGATATGCAAAAAATCAGGTTCACTCTGGTCGCCTTCTTATTTTGCAGGAAGTGTCGGCGGTACGCCTTTATCTGTGCTTAAGCAGTATATTGAACAACAAAATAGATCGCTTCAATCGGCGTGCCGCCGATAG
- a CDS encoding SHOCT domain-containing protein — MKLTSNQQQQLQVLADRYNVDLASVESLLNSLQQGNGKMAQFNIPALGGLGQWMQGNMVMLSDMFNNNLKNTVNNLSNDLVNFIDANGLLAPTDSQQATSTSNQTQSQTDASGNTKTQSSGTTANSKTWWPASWGSPSSTGSQNGTEYAVFPAQQRLAIKTNGCVSLYDTGDNQISGISQFQNNGALGTVMFTSQKGTLKVDDLPKVPAC, encoded by the coding sequence ATGAAATTGACTTCAAATCAGCAGCAACAACTGCAAGTACTAGCCGACCGTTATAATGTTGATTTAGCCTCTGTTGAATCTTTGCTAAATTCATTGCAACAAGGCAACGGCAAAATGGCACAATTCAATATTCCAGCATTAGGTGGCTTAGGTCAGTGGATGCAAGGCAATATGGTGATGTTAAGCGATATGTTTAACAATAACCTGAAAAATACGGTTAACAATTTGTCGAATGACTTGGTTAACTTTATTGATGCAAATGGCTTATTAGCGCCGACTGATAGTCAGCAAGCCACTTCAACTTCTAATCAGACTCAAAGCCAAACCGATGCGAGTGGTAATACTAAAACACAAAGCAGCGGTACAACAGCCAACTCTAAAACATGGTGGCCGGCTTCTTGGGGCTCACCTTCATCTACTGGCTCACAAAACGGTACTGAATATGCCGTATTTCCAGCTCAACAACGTTTAGCTATAAAAACTAATGGCTGCGTGAGCTTATACGATACAGGTGATAATCAAATTAGTGGCATTTCACAATTCCAAAATAACGGTGCATTAGGTACTGTTATGTTTACCAGCCAAAAAGGCACTTTAAAAGTAGACGATTTACCTAAAGTCCCAGCTTGTTAA
- a CDS encoding IS982 family transposase, protein MLTRLFCEIDDFCQGFLPHWKASVLEPPTTRPKRNRPCGLSLSEVMTIWVHYHQSGYHTFKWYYLKHVQVYLKSAFPQLPSYQRFIERVPDVLVPLTRFMQSRCEASRGIAFIDSTPLRVCDNIRIPRHKTFANTAGRGKSSTGWFYGFKLHLVVNDQGGIVSFALSAGNVDDRQPVPTLMKSVVGKVFGDAGYLSQALAQQLAQQGIEWITSLRKNMKQVVRSTFDQLLLRKRFIIETINDQLKNQSQIEHSRHRSLPHYVAHVIAGLIAYSYQAKKPSLNLNINALAIL, encoded by the coding sequence ATGTTAACACGACTGTTCTGCGAGATAGATGATTTTTGCCAAGGCTTTTTACCGCATTGGAAAGCGAGTGTATTAGAACCCCCGACCACCCGCCCAAAGCGGAATCGTCCGTGTGGTTTAAGTCTGAGTGAAGTGATGACGATTTGGGTACATTACCATCAATCAGGCTATCACACCTTCAAGTGGTATTACCTCAAACATGTTCAAGTCTATTTGAAGTCGGCTTTTCCTCAGTTGCCCAGTTATCAACGGTTTATTGAGCGCGTTCCCGATGTATTAGTGCCGCTGACGCGGTTCATGCAATCCCGCTGTGAAGCCAGTCGCGGAATTGCCTTCATTGACTCCACCCCCTTACGCGTCTGTGACAATATTCGGATTCCCCGTCATAAGACCTTTGCCAATACCGCAGGACGAGGGAAGTCATCCACCGGCTGGTTCTATGGCTTCAAGCTGCATCTCGTGGTGAATGATCAAGGTGGTATCGTGTCCTTTGCCTTAAGTGCGGGTAATGTCGATGATCGCCAACCCGTTCCCACCCTGATGAAATCCGTGGTTGGCAAAGTCTTTGGGGATGCAGGCTATCTCTCTCAGGCATTGGCTCAACAACTCGCTCAGCAAGGCATTGAATGGATTACCTCGTTACGGAAAAATATGAAACAGGTCGTGCGTTCTACTTTCGATCAATTGCTCTTGCGTAAGCGTTTTATCATCGAAACCATTAACGATCAGTTGAAAAATCAATCGCAAATTGAGCATTCTCGCCATCGTTCACTGCCTCATTATGTCGCTCATGTCATCGCCGGGCTTATTGCGTATTCCTATCAAGCGAAGAAACCCTCATTGAACTTAAATATCAATGCGTTAGCCATACTCTAA
- a CDS encoding response regulator, whose protein sequence is MLTNHESIKQGLHAIKNFTIPTTAITTPKKSPTNQISAQAHTILVVEDNPINQMVAQGLLNKLGYQVTLVDNGFKALEILENQQFAIILMDIQMPGMSGMETTEKIRSRWPELTTPIIALTANAMKDDEVLYLEAGMNACLTKPIKLDVLDKTLQYWLNMPMASLAKV, encoded by the coding sequence TTGTTAACCAATCACGAATCTATTAAACAGGGCTTACACGCGATTAAAAACTTTACAATTCCAACCACTGCTATTACCACGCCTAAAAAATCACCGACTAATCAGATTTCAGCGCAAGCACATACGATTCTAGTGGTTGAAGATAACCCGATTAATCAAATGGTGGCACAGGGTTTACTTAATAAATTAGGCTATCAAGTAACGTTGGTTGACAATGGCTTTAAGGCATTAGAAATCTTAGAAAATCAGCAATTCGCAATTATCTTAATGGATATTCAAATGCCGGGTATGAGCGGTATGGAAACCACAGAAAAGATTCGTAGCCGTTGGCCTGAGCTTACAACACCGATTATTGCTCTAACGGCTAATGCAATGAAAGATGATGAAGTGCTTTACTTGGAAGCTGGCATGAATGCTTGTTTAACTAAGCCTATCAAATTAGATGTGTTAGACAAAACCCTGCAATACTGGCTCAACATGCCAATGGCTAGTTTGGCAAAAGTATAG